A window from Sinanaerobacter sp. ZZT-01 encodes these proteins:
- the ortB gene encoding 2-amino-4-oxopentanoate thiolase subunit OrtB produces the protein MALAKDYASVMGRSNEIMKKALGLDYAEFESGSVAFDYETLMKSTGYTLDEVSKIQGRTGVGNTPLLELKNLSALSRKYAKPGYGARIFAKDEAANPSGSFKARRAACAVAHAKKLGYKGVIAATSGNYGAAVASQAAMQGLECIIVQECYDSRGVGQPEIVEKARKCEAFGAEVVQLTVGPELFYSFLSILEDTGYFNASLYSPFGIAGVETLGYEIAMQCRENIGKDPDMVVCTNAGGGMMTGTARGLMKAGATDTKYVAASIDLTGLHMASDKQFNLKSCTTGHTGFGVPYATDPDHSDVPRSAARPLRYMDRYVTVTQGEVFYMTEALANLEGIERGPAGNTALAAAFSLAQELPEDAVIVISETEYTGAGKHIQPQLSFARDNGIDIRFGDPAEDKPGENVILPKDPSYIKCKEADIKRFRSSLIKKACKKHEGTPTDADLEFLAAETKTDVAFVKEVLGL, from the coding sequence ATGGCATTAGCAAAAGATTATGCTTCCGTTATGGGAAGATCCAATGAAATCATGAAAAAAGCTCTAGGCTTAGATTATGCAGAATTTGAATCCGGTTCCGTAGCATTTGACTATGAAACCTTAATGAAGTCAACTGGGTATACATTAGATGAAGTTTCTAAAATTCAAGGCAGAACAGGTGTTGGTAATACACCGTTATTAGAGCTGAAAAATTTATCTGCGCTTTCAAGAAAGTATGCAAAGCCAGGGTATGGTGCTCGTATTTTCGCTAAAGATGAAGCTGCAAACCCATCCGGTTCCTTCAAGGCAAGAAGAGCTGCTTGCGCAGTTGCTCATGCAAAGAAGCTTGGATATAAAGGCGTTATCGCAGCAACATCCGGAAACTATGGTGCAGCAGTTGCATCGCAGGCAGCGATGCAGGGCTTAGAGTGCATCATCGTTCAGGAATGCTATGACTCCCGTGGAGTTGGTCAGCCTGAAATCGTAGAAAAAGCAAGAAAGTGCGAAGCATTTGGTGCGGAAGTTGTTCAGCTTACTGTTGGACCTGAATTATTCTATTCCTTCTTGTCAATCTTAGAAGATACAGGATACTTCAATGCTTCCTTATATTCTCCATTCGGTATTGCCGGAGTAGAAACTTTAGGATATGAAATTGCTATGCAGTGCCGTGAAAATATCGGAAAAGACCCGGATATGGTTGTTTGCACAAATGCCGGCGGCGGAATGATGACGGGAACTGCTCGTGGTCTTATGAAGGCTGGAGCTACCGACACAAAATATGTTGCAGCCTCCATTGATTTAACGGGACTTCACATGGCTTCCGATAAGCAGTTTAATTTAAAATCCTGCACAACAGGTCACACCGGATTTGGTGTTCCATACGCTACAGACCCAGATCACTCCGATGTTCCGAGAAGTGCTGCAAGACCACTTCGTTACATGGATCGTTATGTAACGGTAACACAGGGTGAAGTATTCTACATGACAGAAGCTCTTGCAAACCTGGAGGGAATTGAAAGAGGACCGGCAGGAAATACTGCATTAGCAGCAGCATTTTCATTGGCTCAGGAGCTTCCGGAAGATGCAGTAATCGTTATCAGTGAGACAGAATATACCGGTGCAGGAAAGCACATCCAGCCACAGTTGTCTTTCGCAAGAGACAACGGCATTGATATCCGCTTCGGTGATCCGGCAGAAGACAAACCAGGAGAAAATGTTATCCTTCCTAAGGATCCAAGCTACATTAAGTGCAAAGAGGCTGATATCAAGCGCTTCAGATCTTCTTTAATCAAAAAAGCTTGCAAAAAACACGAAGGAACTCCAACGGATGCTGATTTAGAATTTCTTGCAGCAGAGACAAAGACAGATGTTGCCTTTGTAAAAGAAGTTTTAGGACTTTAA